The genomic window CAAACCTGTCAATAAGATCTTCCCCATCATCATCATTTGTATCACATCACTAAGACATTACTTCCCTGAGACCAATTCTGTAATTCTAGGAAGACTGGGATGCTGACTTTACCATAAACATTTGCTATAAAGATGCCTTGTCCCCTTGTAATTCCTGCATGGAATGCTCACACTCATGCATGTTCACACTGTTGTTTTATCACTACCGTGAACTGATCTGGTTTGTTTACGGTAACTCACCAAGCACAATGACCACGGTCTTCAGAAGACTCATCATGGTGTCCCGATTCCGTCGGGGTCCAGAACTATGCCGAGACATCCTCATAGTCCTCTGGCGAACATAGCCAAAGATATGAGCGTACAGAACCACCATGACAACAAAGGTCACCAAGTTGAAAATGGCCCAGAAGACCAAGTAAGAGTCGCTGTAGAGGGGCGCCATGTTGGAGCAATTTTCAATATCACAGATGCAGTTCCAGCCCACACTGGGGATAGCCCCCATAACAATGGCCATGGTCCAGATGAccacaatcaccaccaccactcgCCGATTGCTCATCCGCGTGTGGAGCTGCATACGGAAAACTGTAATGTGCCTCTCAATTGCAATGGCCAGGAGGTTGGCCACGGAAGCCGTCAGGCTGGTGTCAATGAGGCCCTGACGCAGGAGCCACGTGCTGACAGTCAGTCTCCGAGTATTGGGCCCTGTGTTGAACATTAGGTAGAAGTAGGCCAACCCAGCAAAGAAGTCCGCAGCAGCCAGATTCGCCATAAGGTAATAAATAGGAAAGTGGAAGCGGCGGTTGACATAGATCGCCACCATGACCAGGAGGTTGGCCAACATGATGAAGATACAGACGGTGATTCCAAGCCCCATCACCAGCTTGCTGACTGTGTTCCATTCTGTGGCAAGATACTTTCCACTCCGGTTATAAAAGAAGGCGATGGACTCATTGTAGAAGCACTGCGGCTCATTCATGGCTGTGAactaaaagagaaaggaagaaagatgagaaaaagcGAAAAACCACAGATCCAAATCTAAAGATGTATAGATAAAGCAAGGCTTCTATGGTAAATGTGGCCCCCAAAAAGCCATaag from Bos indicus x Bos taurus breed Angus x Brahman F1 hybrid chromosome 8, Bos_hybrid_MaternalHap_v2.0, whole genome shotgun sequence includes these protein-coding regions:
- the LPAR1 gene encoding lysophosphatidic acid receptor 1, with amino-acid sequence MAAAFTSSPVVSQPQFTAMNEPQCFYNESIAFFYNRSGKYLATEWNTVSKLVMGLGITVCIFIMLANLLVMVAIYVNRRFHFPIYYLMANLAAADFFAGLAYFYLMFNTGPNTRRLTVSTWLLRQGLIDTSLTASVANLLAIAIERHITVFRMQLHTRMSNRRVVVVIVVIWTMAIVMGAIPSVGWNCICDIENCSNMAPLYSDSYLVFWAIFNLVTFVVMVVLYAHIFGYVRQRTMRMSRHSSGPRRNRDTMMSLLKTVVIVLGAFIICWTPGLVLLLLDVCCPQCDVLAYEKFFLLLAEFNSAMNPIIYSYRDKEMSATFRQILCCQRSENTSGPTEGSDRSASSLNHTILAGVHSNDHSVV